Proteins encoded together in one Candidatus Paceibacterota bacterium window:
- the rpsS gene encoding 30S ribosomal protein S19, which translates to MTRSLSKGLNVDPRLLKKIEGKKPQETGVIKTWLRACHISPEMVGFKFGVHNGKDFVEVLVSEDMVGHRLGEFSLTRKFTKHGGKMQKELEMKKKESEMAAASAAKAATTEKKA; encoded by the coding sequence ATGACGCGATCCCTTTCAAAAGGACTGAACGTAGATCCAAGGCTTCTCAAGAAGATCGAGGGCAAGAAACCCCAGGAAACCGGCGTTATTAAGACGTGGCTTCGCGCATGCCACATTTCGCCTGAAATGGTGGGTTTCAAGTTCGGCGTCCATAACGGCAAAGACTTCGTCGAGGTCCTCGTGTCGGAAGACATGGTAGGTCACCGCCTCGGCGAATTTTCTTTGACCCGCAAGTTCACCAAGCACGGCGGCAAGATGCAGAAGGAGCTTGAAATGAAGAAGAAGGAGTCTGAAATGGCGGCTGCATCGGCAGCTAAGGCCGCTACGACCGAGAAAAAGGCCTAA
- the rplV gene encoding 50S ribosomal protein L22 translates to MVTASLTNYRQSPRKVRLVASLIKGKTVAQALDMLGVTTKRASDPLAKLINSAVANAKNLGVATENLYVKECTVNQGVTMNRYMPGARGSAFPIRKKSSHVKLVLETKEPKAKKAAKAKAPKTTK, encoded by the coding sequence ATGGTCACCGCATCTCTCACTAACTATCGCCAGTCTCCTCGCAAGGTCCGCCTCGTCGCGTCTTTGATCAAGGGCAAGACCGTCGCGCAGGCTCTCGATATGCTCGGCGTGACCACAAAACGCGCTTCGGATCCATTGGCCAAGCTCATTAATTCGGCAGTCGCTAATGCCAAGAACCTCGGCGTAGCAACAGAGAACCTCTACGTAAAGGAGTGCACCGTGAACCAGGGCGTCACCATGAACCGCTATATGCCGGGCGCCCGCGGCTCTGCGTTCCCGATCAGGAAGAAGTCGAGCCACGTAAAGCTCGTCCTCGAGACCAAGGAACCGAAGGCCAAGAAAGCAGCCAAAGCAAAGGCTCCTAAGACAACCAAATAA
- the rpsC gene encoding 30S ribosomal protein S3, whose translation MSHTVHPYAHRLGIIRDWKSRWFAGKGKYQENLKSDVLLREFLAKKFRGMYVADLNIERNEKAVRIIITTSRPGVIIGRQGEGAVKLKSDILSFMQKNGSKLAKGQDLKIDIEEIRSPESNAAIVAYMIAESLEKRLPFRRVMKQTVEKVMANRDVKGVRIFLGGRLGGAEMARVEDMKKGQVPLQTFRADIDFAREKAHMTYGDIGIKVWIYKGEVFNKKEAARPNAAK comes from the coding sequence ATGTCACACACCGTACATCCATACGCGCATCGCCTCGGCATCATCAGGGACTGGAAGTCCCGATGGTTCGCAGGTAAGGGCAAGTACCAGGAGAACCTCAAGTCCGACGTCCTTTTGCGCGAATTCCTCGCCAAGAAGTTCCGCGGCATGTACGTCGCCGACCTCAACATAGAGCGCAACGAGAAAGCCGTCCGCATCATCATTACGACCTCGCGACCGGGCGTAATCATCGGCCGACAGGGCGAGGGCGCGGTAAAGCTCAAGTCCGATATCCTCTCGTTCATGCAGAAGAACGGCTCCAAGCTCGCAAAGGGTCAGGACCTCAAGATCGACATCGAAGAGATCCGATCGCCTGAATCTAATGCGGCTATCGTCGCGTACATGATCGCCGAATCCCTCGAGAAACGCCTCCCGTTCCGCCGCGTCATGAAGCAGACCGTCGAAAAGGTCATGGCTAACCGCGATGTGAAGGGCGTCCGCATCTTCCTCGGCGGCCGCCTCGGCGGAGCTGAAATGGCGCGCGTCGAAGACATGAAGAAGGGCCAGGTTCCTCTCCAGACCTTCCGCGCCGACATCGATTTCGCTCGCGAGAAGGCTCACATGACCTATGGAGACATCGGCATCAAGGTCTGGATCTATAAGGGCGAGGTTTTCAATAAGAAGGAGGCCGCTCGTCCTAACGCCGCTAAATAA
- the rplP gene encoding 50S ribosomal protein L16, with amino-acid sequence MLVPKKVKYRKWHVMRKNPSKVGMETRGTYLSFGSFGLKAISAARIRSEQIESARKVISREIGKNGKLWIRIFPDMPYTQKPAEVKLGKGKGDLQGYCAPVKPGRVLFEVDGIDEAMAREALRKGGTKLPTKTVIISREIA; translated from the coding sequence ATGCTTGTCCCTAAAAAAGTAAAGTACAGGAAGTGGCACGTGATGCGCAAGAACCCTTCGAAAGTGGGTATGGAGACCCGCGGCACGTACCTTTCGTTCGGATCGTTCGGCCTCAAGGCTATCTCTGCGGCTCGCATCCGATCTGAGCAGATCGAATCGGCCCGCAAGGTCATCTCTCGCGAGATCGGCAAGAACGGCAAGCTCTGGATCCGCATCTTCCCGGACATGCCGTATACCCAGAAGCCTGCCGAAGTTAAGCTCGGCAAGGGCAAGGGCGATCTCCAGGGCTACTGCGCTCCGGTAAAGCCCGGCCGCGTGCTCTTCGAAGTGGACGGCATCGACGAAGCTATGGCCCGCGAGGCTCTCCGCAAGGGCGGCACCAAGCTCCCGACCAAGACGGTCATAATCTCCCGCGAGATCGCGTAA
- the rpsQ gene encoding 30S ribosomal protein S17, which produces MLQGVVVSAKMKDTVVVKVDRFVKVPKYERFMKVSKKFKAHDAGNTKKEGDKVTIVECAPISKDKNFIVAA; this is translated from the coding sequence ATCCTTCAGGGTGTCGTCGTCTCCGCAAAGATGAAGGACACTGTCGTCGTCAAAGTAGACCGCTTCGTAAAGGTCCCTAAATACGAGCGCTTCATGAAGGTTTCGAAGAAGTTCAAGGCTCACGACGCCGGCAACACCAAGAAAGAAGGCGACAAAGTCACCATCGTCGAGTGCGCGCCTATCTCCAAGGACAAGAATTTCATCGTAGCCGCATAA
- the rplN gene encoding 50S ribosomal protein L14, with translation MLQPRSIVVIADNSGAKIGRIFKVLGSAAKRYAEIGDVVVLSVQKAEPRKAVKKKDVLHAVVVRTVKEAKRRDGSYIRFDENAVVILEKGKKEPLAGRVFGPIPRELAEKGFQTIASRAAEIV, from the coding sequence ATGCTTCAGCCACGCTCAATAGTCGTAATAGCAGACAACTCCGGCGCAAAGATAGGCCGCATCTTCAAGGTGCTCGGCTCGGCCGCGAAGCGCTATGCGGAGATCGGCGACGTCGTCGTGCTCTCGGTTCAGAAAGCCGAGCCTCGCAAGGCCGTCAAAAAGAAGGACGTCCTCCACGCAGTCGTCGTCCGCACCGTAAAGGAAGCGAAGCGCAGGGACGGCTCGTATATCCGCTTCGACGAGAACGCGGTCGTCATCCTCGAAAAGGGCAAGAAAGAGCCTCTCGCCGGACGCGTCTTCGGTCCTATCCCTCGCGAGCTCGCGGAGAAGGGCTTCCAGACCATCGCGTCGCGCGCAGCCGAAATCGTTTAA
- the rplX gene encoding 50S ribosomal protein L24, whose translation MHVKKGDKVIVLAGKDAGKTGEVVKSMPKENKVIVSGVNKMKRHMRPRKQGEKGQVIDKEMPLHASNVAKAK comes from the coding sequence ATGCACGTAAAGAAAGGAGACAAAGTGATAGTTTTGGCAGGGAAGGACGCAGGCAAGACCGGCGAGGTGGTTAAGTCTATGCCTAAGGAGAACAAGGTCATCGTATCTGGCGTCAATAAAATGAAGCGCCACATGAGGCCTCGCAAGCAGGGCGAGAAAGGCCAGGTCATAGACAAGGAGATGCCCCTCCACGCATCGAACGTCGCAAAGGCGAAGTAA
- the rplE gene encoding 50S ribosomal protein L5 produces MKTLKEKQVAAFEVMKKDFGYKNAMQAPKVLKVVVSAGVGSFKDKKKIELAGDRLMKITGQKAVLKGAKKSIASFKSREGDPMGYQVTLRGVKMWNFLEKLVHIALPRTKDFRGLPAASMDGMGGYSIGVKEHSIFPETTDEELKDVFGLGVTVLTNVRKKEETKKFLELLGFPIKKA; encoded by the coding sequence ATGAAAACTCTCAAAGAAAAGCAGGTCGCCGCATTCGAAGTCATGAAGAAAGACTTCGGCTACAAGAACGCCATGCAGGCTCCGAAGGTACTCAAGGTCGTCGTATCGGCCGGCGTAGGCTCGTTCAAGGACAAGAAGAAGATCGAACTCGCAGGCGATAGGCTCATGAAGATCACCGGCCAGAAGGCGGTATTGAAGGGCGCCAAGAAGTCCATCGCTTCGTTCAAATCGCGCGAAGGCGATCCAATGGGCTACCAGGTCACGCTGCGCGGCGTAAAGATGTGGAACTTCCTCGAGAAGCTCGTGCATATCGCGCTCCCTCGAACCAAAGACTTCCGCGGCCTTCCTGCGGCTTCGATGGACGGCATGGGCGGCTACTCGATCGGCGTCAAAGAGCACTCGATCTTCCCGGAGACGACCGATGAAGAGCTCAAGGACGTCTTCGGCCTCGGCGTGACCGTTCTCACGAACGTCCGCAAGAAGGAAGAGACCAAGAAATTCCTCGAACTCCTCGGTTTCCCGATCAAGAAGGCGTAG
- a CDS encoding type Z 30S ribosomal protein S14, producing MAKTSVVARANKKPKFSTRVVRRCFRCGRKNGFMRDFGVCRICFRELANDGLIPGIKKSSW from the coding sequence ATGGCAAAAACTTCAGTAGTAGCGCGAGCGAACAAGAAACCTAAGTTCTCTACGAGGGTTGTTCGACGCTGCTTCCGCTGCGGTCGCAAGAACGGCTTCATGCGCGACTTCGGCGTATGCCGCATCTGCTTCAGGGAGTTGGCTAACGACGGCCTCATCCCAGGCATCAAGAAATCATCCTGGTAG
- the rpsH gene encoding 30S ribosomal protein S8, translated as MRDPISNLITNLKNGSAAKKDVVAVPLSNFTEAVVAALSRKGYVKPGIKKGKKVAKTLEVGLIYVEGKARITDVKRLSKPSKRLYKGYSEIFPVKQGYGSTFVSTPKGILSDDEVRKEKVGGEILFQIW; from the coding sequence ATGCGAGACCCAATTTCAAACCTCATAACGAACCTCAAGAACGGCTCCGCCGCGAAGAAAGACGTCGTGGCCGTCCCTCTTTCCAATTTCACCGAAGCCGTCGTCGCGGCTCTTTCGCGTAAAGGCTATGTAAAGCCCGGCATCAAGAAGGGTAAGAAGGTCGCGAAGACCCTCGAAGTAGGTCTTATCTATGTCGAGGGTAAGGCTCGCATCACGGACGTGAAGCGCCTCTCGAAGCCTTCGAAGCGCCTCTACAAGGGCTATTCCGAGATCTTTCCGGTCAAGCAGGGCTATGGCTCGACGTTCGTCTCTACCCCGAAGGGCATCCTCTCGGATGACGAAGTTCGTAAAGAAAAGGTCGGCGGCGAGATCCTCTTCCAGATCTGGTAA
- the rplF gene encoding 50S ribosomal protein L6: MSRVAKKPIAIPEKTTVAVNGQTVSVKGPLGEMVRDFKPGIEFKVESNAVTVALHRPEDYMLWGTYASHLKNMIKGVNAGFTKKLIIEGIGFKSDVKGAKLALSLGFSHPIDLDIPKDLKVTADKNVITITGVSNEKVGEFASKIRALKKPEPYKGKGIRYEGEVIRRKQGKKAA, translated from the coding sequence ATGTCACGCGTAGCAAAGAAACCAATAGCGATACCAGAGAAGACGACCGTAGCCGTTAACGGCCAGACCGTTTCCGTAAAGGGCCCGTTGGGCGAGATGGTCCGCGACTTCAAGCCGGGCATCGAGTTCAAGGTAGAGAGCAATGCTGTCACCGTCGCTCTCCATCGCCCGGAAGATTATATGCTCTGGGGCACGTATGCATCGCACCTCAAGAACATGATCAAGGGCGTCAACGCTGGCTTCACCAAGAAGCTCATCATCGAAGGCATCGGCTTCAAGTCCGATGTCAAGGGGGCAAAGCTCGCTCTTTCGCTCGGCTTCTCGCATCCGATAGACCTCGATATACCGAAGGATCTTAAGGTGACCGCAGATAAGAACGTTATAACCATCACGGGCGTTTCGAACGAGAAGGTCGGCGAATTCGCTTCGAAGATCCGCGCATTGAAGAAGCCGGAGCCGTATAAGGGCAAGGGCATCCGATATGAGGGCGAGGTCATCCGCAGGAAGCAGGGTAAGAAAGCAGCGTAA
- the rplR gene encoding 50S ribosomal protein L18 has product MKHNIKKEKRIRRHKAIRTRLSGTAEKPRLAVFRSNKFMYAQLIDDAAAKTIASATSHTGKKAKAKSAKKVDAAFAVGKAIAEKAVALKVKAVVFDRGGFGFKGRVAALAAGAREGGLKF; this is encoded by the coding sequence ATGAAACACAACATCAAAAAGGAAAAGAGGATACGACGCCACAAGGCGATCAGGACGCGCCTTTCGGGCACCGCTGAAAAGCCGCGTCTCGCGGTATTCCGCTCGAACAAGTTCATGTACGCCCAGCTTATAGATGACGCTGCGGCGAAAACGATCGCGTCGGCGACGTCGCATACGGGCAAGAAGGCGAAAGCCAAGTCCGCAAAGAAGGTAGATGCCGCATTCGCGGTCGGTAAGGCAATAGCCGAAAAGGCGGTCGCTCTCAAGGTGAAGGCGGTCGTATTCGATCGCGGAGGCTTCGGCTTCAAGGGCCGCGTCGCGGCTCTCGCTGCGGGCGCTCGCGAAGGCGGACTCAAATTCTAA
- a CDS encoding 30S ribosomal protein S5 yields the protein MNPENENKTTAPTAAPAAAASTTASAAPAENRDRDFRGFRDQAGRGQGGRGRGPRKGDTRAPRAKPEYDSVMLNIRRVSRTVAGGRRFAFSVALVAGNKKGMVGVGLGKAGDTALAIDKATRNAKKHMIKVNTTKDMSIPHEVSSKYSSARVSIRPVKDRGLVAGSAVRTVLELAGVKNVAAKIVSPSKNKLNIARATIDALESLNLVRPVGSKKA from the coding sequence ATGAACCCAGAGAACGAGAACAAGACGACGGCTCCGACTGCAGCTCCTGCTGCGGCCGCTTCGACGACGGCTTCGGCCGCTCCTGCAGAGAACCGCGATCGCGATTTCCGCGGATTCCGCGATCAGGCAGGAAGGGGGCAGGGAGGCCGCGGTCGCGGTCCCCGCAAGGGCGACACTCGCGCCCCTCGCGCGAAGCCGGAGTATGACTCCGTCATGCTCAATATCCGACGCGTTTCCCGAACCGTCGCCGGCGGACGACGCTTCGCATTCTCGGTCGCTCTCGTCGCAGGCAACAAGAAGGGCATGGTGGGCGTCGGCCTCGGAAAGGCGGGCGACACCGCCCTTGCCATAGACAAGGCTACCCGCAACGCCAAGAAGCACATGATCAAGGTCAATACGACCAAGGACATGTCCATACCTCACGAAGTCTCGTCGAAATACTCGTCGGCCCGCGTCTCGATCCGCCCTGTGAAAGACCGCGGCCTCGTCGCGGGTTCGGCGGTCCGAACGGTCCTCGAGCTCGCCGGCGTCAAGAACGTCGCCGCGAAGATCGTCTCTCCTTCGAAGAACAAGCTCAACATCGCCCGCGCCACGATCGACGCCCTCGAGAGCCTTAACCTCGTCCGACCGGTCGGCTCCAAAAAGGCTTAA
- a CDS encoding uL15 family ribosomal protein, with the protein MQLNNISRKTPNAKTPLIGRGGKRGKTSGRGTKGQKARAGNKKRPEIRDFIKRMPKLRGYAFKSFAKKPVLVALSAVEREFKAGDRVEPATLVAKGLVQKTEGNFPRIKLLTSKASTKQGAVEITKKLVVSGVEVSAGAKVALEKAGGTVHA; encoded by the coding sequence ATGCAGCTTAACAACATCAGCAGGAAGACCCCGAACGCAAAGACGCCCCTCATCGGTCGCGGCGGCAAGCGCGGCAAGACCTCGGGACGCGGCACCAAAGGCCAGAAGGCCCGTGCCGGCAACAAAAAGCGTCCGGAGATCCGCGATTTCATCAAGCGAATGCCGAAGCTTCGCGGCTATGCGTTCAAGTCGTTCGCGAAGAAACCCGTTCTCGTCGCTCTTTCGGCCGTCGAAAGGGAATTCAAGGCGGGTGATCGCGTCGAGCCGGCTACGCTCGTAGCCAAGGGTCTCGTTCAGAAGACGGAAGGCAACTTTCCTCGCATCAAGCTCCTCACGTCCAAGGCTTCGACCAAGCAGGGCGCGGTAGAGATCACCAAGAAACTCGTCGTTTCGGGCGTCGAAGTGTCCGCGGGCGCGAAAGTGGCCCTTGAAAAGGCGGGCGGTACGGTGCATGCTTAA
- the secY gene encoding preprotein translocase subunit SecY, with the protein MNAFFEKISHVFRDKNLRKRILFVVGALVIFRLLTMIPIPGIDTAKLASLFANSQFLGLLNIFSGGGLSNLSIVMLGVGPYITASIIMQLLTIMVPSLKAMYQEEGEAGRAKFAQYSRRLALPLALIQAFSFIVIFQRQGIIADLTVFSLLLNIFTIAGGSMLLMWLGELITEFGLGNGTSLIIFAGIVARIPQGISGALASYDPSQLPVYIAIVALAAVIIYGVVVVTEAERPIPVTYAKQVRGMKVYGGVSTYLPLRLNQAGVIPIIFALSILLFPQMLFNFFAVSTNEALKHVSTVGLSLINTPWLYDSFYFILVFVFTYFYTAVTFDPMMISENLQKSGAFIPGVRPGQSTAEYLSKIVTRITLVGALFLGIIAVLPLVLRTISGITTLAIGGTALLIVVSVVLDVVKKLDAQVSMREY; encoded by the coding sequence ATGAACGCTTTTTTCGAAAAAATCTCTCACGTCTTCAGGGATAAGAACTTGCGCAAGCGCATCCTCTTCGTCGTCGGCGCGCTCGTCATATTCCGTCTCCTTACCATGATCCCGATCCCGGGCATCGATACGGCGAAATTGGCGTCCCTTTTCGCGAACAGCCAGTTCCTCGGCCTTCTCAACATATTCTCGGGCGGCGGCCTTTCGAACCTGTCGATCGTCATGCTCGGCGTCGGTCCGTACATCACGGCGTCTATCATCATGCAGCTCCTCACCATCATGGTGCCCTCGCTCAAGGCCATGTATCAGGAGGAAGGCGAAGCCGGCCGCGCGAAGTTCGCGCAGTACTCGCGCCGACTCGCATTGCCGTTGGCTCTCATCCAGGCATTCTCTTTCATCGTCATATTCCAGCGACAGGGCATCATCGCCGACCTCACGGTATTCAGCCTCCTTCTGAACATCTTCACCATCGCCGGCGGCTCGATGCTCCTTATGTGGCTCGGCGAGCTCATCACTGAATTCGGATTGGGCAACGGCACGTCGCTCATCATATTCGCCGGCATCGTCGCGCGGATCCCGCAGGGCATTTCGGGCGCGCTCGCATCGTATGATCCGTCCCAGCTTCCGGTATATATCGCTATCGTCGCTCTCGCGGCCGTCATCATATACGGCGTCGTCGTCGTCACCGAGGCGGAGCGACCGATCCCGGTCACATATGCCAAGCAAGTCCGCGGCATGAAAGTCTACGGCGGTGTTTCGACATACCTCCCGTTGCGCCTCAATCAGGCAGGCGTCATTCCTATCATATTCGCGCTCTCGATACTCTTGTTCCCGCAGATGCTCTTCAATTTCTTTGCCGTCTCGACGAACGAGGCCTTGAAGCACGTCTCGACCGTGGGACTTTCCCTCATCAACACGCCGTGGCTCTATGACTCGTTCTACTTCATCCTTGTCTTCGTCTTCACGTACTTCTATACGGCGGTGACGTTCGATCCGATGATGATATCGGAGAACCTCCAGAAGTCAGGCGCATTCATCCCGGGCGTCCGCCCCGGCCAGTCCACGGCCGAATACCTTTCCAAGATCGTCACGCGCATCACTCTTGTGGGCGCCCTGTTCCTCGGCATCATCGCGGTATTGCCGCTCGTTCTCAGGACCATTTCGGGCATCACGACTCTTGCTATCGGCGGCACCGCGCTTCTCATCGTGGTCTCTGTGGTGCTGGATGTGGTCAAGAAGCTGGATGCGCAAGTATCCATGCGAGAGTATTAA
- a CDS encoding nucleoside monophosphate kinase, with the protein MKHPITVVFFGKSGAGKGTQATLLLKSFERLDAARPTIYVETGQKFRNFVSTSPSYMAKRIYEVIHAGKFLPPFIPIWMWTQFFVDEIKTGEEHMVFDGVCRQPEEGPILDSALQFLGRIKPVVILLDVHHDEVTKRLLKRGRHDDTHEKIASRLAAFEKEGMPSVTYFKTSPHVKFVTVNGDQPIEKVHEDVLAAIGIEGRL; encoded by the coding sequence ATGAAACATCCCATCACGGTGGTCTTCTTCGGCAAGTCGGGCGCGGGCAAGGGCACGCAGGCGACGCTTCTCCTTAAAAGCTTCGAAAGGCTGGACGCCGCCCGCCCGACCATATACGTGGAGACTGGCCAGAAATTTAGGAACTTCGTGAGCACGAGCCCGTCATACATGGCGAAAAGGATATATGAGGTCATCCATGCCGGAAAATTCCTCCCCCCGTTTATTCCTATCTGGATGTGGACGCAGTTCTTCGTGGACGAGATCAAGACGGGCGAAGAGCATATGGTATTCGACGGCGTCTGTCGCCAGCCGGAAGAAGGGCCGATCCTCGACTCGGCGCTTCAATTCCTGGGCCGCATAAAGCCGGTCGTTATCTTGCTCGACGTCCATCATGACGAAGTCACCAAGCGCCTTCTGAAGCGCGGTCGTCACGACGACACCCATGAGAAGATCGCATCGCGCCTTGCCGCATTCGAAAAAGAGGGAATGCCGTCCGTCACTTATTTCAAAACCAGCCCGCACGTGAAATTCGTGACCGTGAACGGCGACCAGCCCATAGAAAAGGTTCACGAAGACGTACTCGCCGCGATCGGGATCGAAGGTAGACTATAA
- the map gene encoding type I methionyl aminopeptidase → MAIRLKSKEDIAIMREGGKRHAFILKELAGMVAPGVSAQALDDRAAELIAEGGDAAAFLNYKPYGAKRPFPASLCVSVNDAVVHGIPNERPYIIKEGDIVSLDLGLVHKGFITDMAVTVPAGEIDKGAAALLKATKKALELGVKQAKAGNTTGHIGEAVESFIASLGYGIVEELAGHGVGYEVHEDPYVPNYGTAGDGEALVPGMVIAIEPIVTEGSGRIFLDKDGYTYRTKDGKRSAHFEVTVAITEKGAEVLTK, encoded by the coding sequence ATGGCCATACGGCTCAAATCCAAGGAAGACATAGCCATCATGCGCGAAGGCGGCAAGCGCCACGCTTTCATATTAAAAGAGCTCGCCGGCATGGTCGCTCCCGGCGTCTCTGCGCAGGCGCTCGACGATAGGGCGGCGGAATTGATAGCTGAAGGCGGCGACGCAGCGGCGTTTCTGAACTACAAGCCCTATGGTGCCAAGCGCCCGTTTCCGGCAAGCCTCTGCGTGTCCGTAAATGACGCGGTCGTTCACGGCATACCGAACGAACGGCCGTATATCATCAAAGAGGGCGATATCGTATCGCTCGACCTCGGCCTCGTCCATAAGGGTTTCATCACCGATATGGCCGTGACCGTCCCTGCAGGAGAGATAGACAAAGGAGCGGCGGCGCTTTTGAAAGCGACGAAAAAGGCGCTCGAGCTCGGCGTGAAACAGGCCAAAGCAGGGAATACCACGGGACATATCGGCGAAGCCGTCGAATCGTTCATCGCGTCTCTCGGCTATGGCATCGTCGAAGAGCTCGCGGGCCACGGCGTCGGATATGAGGTCCACGAAGACCCGTACGTTCCGAATTACGGAACCGCGGGCGACGGCGAAGCTCTCGTTCCCGGCATGGTCATAGCCATCGAGCCTATCGTCACCGAAGGATCGGGCAGGATCTTTTTGGATAAGGACGGATACACCTACCGCACCAAAGACGGCAAGCGCAGCGCACATTTCGAAGTGACCGTCGCCATCACCGAAAAGGGAGCGGAGGTGCTGACAAAATAA
- a CDS encoding nucleoside-diphosphate kinase: MQHPKKERTLVIVKPDGIQRSLVGEIIGRFERIGLKIVAAKMTVATPEHIEAHYTLDSNWRRVTGEKTIKAYTDKGQKHPVSQDPIEVTDVILKKLKKYMTSGPIIPMVLEGAHSVAIVRKLIGSTEPLSSDVGTIRGDFVLDSYAMSYADDRSVRNLVHASGSVGEAEQEIKHWFKPEEILYG; the protein is encoded by the coding sequence ATGCAACACCCGAAAAAAGAACGCACGCTCGTCATCGTGAAGCCTGACGGCATCCAGAGAAGCCTGGTCGGAGAGATCATCGGCAGGTTCGAGCGCATCGGATTGAAGATCGTCGCTGCAAAAATGACGGTCGCGACGCCTGAACATATCGAGGCGCACTACACCTTGGATTCGAACTGGCGCCGCGTCACAGGCGAGAAGACCATCAAAGCCTATACCGACAAAGGCCAGAAACATCCGGTCAGCCAGGATCCTATCGAAGTCACGGACGTCATACTGAAAAAGCTCAAAAAATACATGACGAGCGGGCCGATCATCCCGATGGTGCTCGAAGGCGCCCATTCCGTCGCCATCGTCAGGAAATTGATAGGCTCTACCGAGCCGCTCTCGTCCGATGTCGGCACCATTCGCGGCGATTTCGTCCTCGATTCCTATGCCATGAGCTACGCCGACGACCGATCGGTGCGAAATCTCGTCCATGCATCGGGTTCGGTAGGGGAAGCGGAGCAGGAGATCAAGCACTGGTTCAAGCCGGAAGAGATTCTCTACGGCTAG